The Macaca mulatta isolate MMU2019108-1 chromosome 19, T2T-MMU8v2.0, whole genome shotgun sequence sequence gcccgccatcacgcccagctaatttttgtatctttagtagagacgaggtttcaccatgttggccaggctgctttcgaactcctggcctcacgtgatctgcctgactcggtctcacaaaatcctgggattacagacgtgagcctccACACCTAGCCCACTTAGTCTTACTGACAAAACCAGAACGTAGAGTCTCCCGGGGCAGGCAATACCAGGTTTCAGGGTCTCCTGCCTCAAAGCCCAGTGGGAATTGTGGTTGTAGGACTGGTGCTGTCCAGCCACACAGCAGCTGTGGTAGGTTGGGCGCTGGCCCCAACACCCCTATGGAGGGGGCCCGTCATGACTGCTGGGTCCCTCTCCTATAGCGGGGGATCCACTTCTCCATCGTCTCTCCCCGGAAGCTGCCTGCACTTCGGCTTCTGTTTGAGAAGGCAGCCCCCCCGGCCTTGCTAGAGCCGCTGCAGCCTCCGACAGATGTGAGCCAGGACCCAAGGCACATGGTGCTGGTTCGGGGGCTCGTGCTGCCCGGTGAGGCCTGGGCACCGCGCGCGGGGATCGGGGGCTCAACGTGTTTCCCAGCTCCCTCTGACTTGGATTTTGGAtttctctcccctttctccaTCTTGAATCCCTTCTTTCCGGGGTTGGCCATCCCTCCTGCTCTCAGTTGGGGGTGGCTCTGCCCCAGGCCCCCTCCAGCCAAAGCAGCCAGTCCCCCTGCCTCCTGCCGCACCCTCCGGTGCCACTCTCTCAGCAGCTCCccagcagcctctgccccccGTCCCCCCGCAGTACCAGGTATGGATGTTTCCAGGAAGGGACATGCTTCTGGGGACTTGCTGGAGCCCTGGCCCCTGGGGAGAGATCTAGTTGCATGTTGGAGCTTGTGGGATGATGGGAGTCCCATGGGACATTGGGAGGGTGGGACTCCTGGGGCCATGGAAGCTCATCTGCTAGGTGATGGGTGTCGTGAGCTTCTGAGCTCTCCCAGCTGGGGCAGCTGTGCCTTGTGGGGCCGTGGGTGGTGTGACCTCGTGGGACACCAGGATTGGAGGGCCATGGTCCTCACCAgtccctttccttcttcccttctacCCACAGGTTCCTGGGAACCTGAGTGCAGCTCAGGTGGCCGCCCAGAATGCAGTGGAGGCCGCCAAGAACCAGAAGGCTGGGCTGGGCCCTCGCTGTGAGTCCTGGGGCGAGAATGAAGGGGCGGGCAGGGGCCAGGCAGGCCTCCCTCCACACACTTGTTCCTCACTTCTTCCCTTGGTCTCTCCCACAGTCTCGCCCATCACCCCTCTCCAGCAAGCTGCTCCCGGAGTGGGTCCCCCCTTCAGCCAGGCCCCAGCTCCCCAACTACCCCCAGGACCCCCTGGTGCCCCCAAGCCACCACCTGCTTCCCAGCCCAGTCTGGTCTCCACCGTGGCCCCTGGCTCCGGTCTGGCTCCCACAGCGCAGCCCGGGGCACCGTCCATGGTAGGTGCCTGCACACCTCCTGCCCCCACTCCTTCCTCCTGCTGCCCACAGCTAGGACAGTTAGAGGATGAGTCATTTGCCTTCCAGGGGGGTGTGGATCTGGTGGCCCTGGGGCCTTGGGGGTTCGTGGTACGTGTGCTGCAGATGCCTGAGATGAGGGTCTGGGGACGGAATGGGGAGGCTCATGGCTCCAGGTGGGTCAGGGCTGTTCTGAGAAACCCAAGGAATCCCTGGGTTTGGGAGTCCGGGGCATCACACAGCTTATGAGTCCTGGAATCCTGCAGCATCCAAGCATTTCGGGTCCTGGGGCTGGCCAAGTGCTCTTCTGGGAATGGATGAGCAGAAGAAGGGGCCtttccttcttcctggtttgcccTCACAGGATGGCCCCTGGAGGCCCCCCTCTTTCCCCATTCTCATggccctccttcctcctctctggcAGGCAGGCACTGTGGCCCCAGGAGGGGTGAGTGGCCCTTCCCCAGCCCAGCTAGGAGCCCCAGCCCTCGGTGGGCAGCAGTCAGTCTCCAATAAGCTTCTGGCATGGAGCGGGGTCCTCGAGTGGCAGGAGGTGAGGGGCCTGAGGGTCCATTGGGCACTTGGGACTCCTGGGGCCATGGGGCTGGGCATGTGGGACTCATGGGTCACATGCATGGGGTTTGCAATGCTGGGTTTGGGGGCATTCCTTGGGCTGGACCCGTGGGATCCGGGACCAGGCCAGGAGCCCCATGGCGCAGTGGGACTTGCGGTACAGAAGAGAGTCCCCATGCAAAGAACCCAGAAAAGCCTAGGATTTGGGGCCCAGAGAAGGGCCCAGGTGATGTAGCACCTGGGGCACAGTGGATTGTGGGATTTAGGGGCCGGGCACGTAGCCCTAACATTTGAGGAATTGAAGGTTTGCTGGTCtggaggaggggccaggggctCATGGGACTTAAACTGGGGAAcatcctgagctttggggccagCAGGCTAGGACATGAGGGCTCAAGGGGACTGAGGCTTATGGCCCTTTTTACTTTGACATGCTCTTTTTCCCCCTCAGAAACCCAAACCTGCCTCAGTGGATGCCAACACCAAGCTGACACGGTCACTGCCCTGCCAGGTCTATGTGAATCATGGCGAGAACCTGTAGGTGACTGTCGGGTGGGGTgcggtggggctggggctggcccCCTCCTCACACCTCTCCTGGCATCACCCCCCCAGGAAGACTGAGCAGTGGCCCCAGAAGCTGATCATGCAGCTCATCCCCCAGCAGCTGCTGGTGAGTGGTGGTGGAGGGCCAGCCCTGCTGCCAGGCAGCCCTCACCCTACTGTCTCTTCCCTGTTCCCTGCCCTACCCCCACTCCCTGCCTCGTGTCCCCACCTCACTTGCCCACACCAACATGCCAGCTGACTTCTGTGTCTCCCGCAGACCACCCTGGGCCCTTTGTTCCGGAACTCAAGGATGGTCCAGTTCCATTTCACCAACAAGGACCTGGAGTCTCTCAAAGGCCTCTACCGCATCATGGGCAATGGCTTCGTGAGTCCAGGGCATTGGGGGCCGAGGGGCATTAACTCTTGTACTGCTTTCTGCTGACCTTTGAAGGGAATCCCAGAGTGCCTGGGCCCATGGAAGCCGTTTTTGATGGTTGGGTGGACTTCATGCCCTTAGGTTCCTCGCCTTTCTTCTAGAGCCTTGACTTTTATTATAATCATCGTATGCACCAGATTGAGGGATATTCCACATTAAAAATGTGAGCTGGATGTGACTGGAGCAGTTAGGAGGAAGCTGTTGATTCTGGCATGGGTTTATGGGATGTGTTGGTTTCCTGTGGCTGCGGTAACACATTACCACAAGCAGAGGggctcaaaacaacagaaatgtgttcgatcccagttctagaggccagaagccCAAGGTCAGGGTGTTGGCAGGACCGCGCTCTCTCTAGAGGCTCGAGGGAAGGCCTCCTCATTGCCTCTTCTAGCCAGTAACCCCAGGCTGCAGGTGGCATCGCTCCAGGGTCTTCCTTGATCCTGTggctgtcttccctctgtgtgtgtctctatgtgGCATTTTCTGTATCTCTGTGTCCCTGTGCTTATAAGGACATCAATCATTTTGGATTAGGCCCCATTTTCCTGATCTCATCTTACTACAACTGCAAAGACCTTCTTTCCAGATAGAGTCTGGAAAAGGTGCTGGAGACTGGAACCTCAGTTTagctttctggttttgttttttgagacagagtttcactcttgtcacccaggctggaatgtagtagtgcaatcttggctcacagcaacttccgtctcccgggttcaagcgattctcctgcctcagcctcccgagtagctgggattacaggcatgtgccactatgcctggctaatttctgtattttttagtagagacagggtttcaccacgttggccaggctggtctcgaacttctgacctcaagtgatctgccgccttggcctcccaaagtgctaggattaccagtgtgagccaccgcacccagcctcagcaTAGCTTTCTGGGAGACACAGTTCACCTTGTAACTCGGGGAAGGAGCAGATCAGTTACTTCTGTGCACCAGGCATTCCTGCACGAAAGAGGACCTTAGGGATCACCTCATGGGATCCTCACAGAACCGTGTGAAGAAGGCATTCCTGAGAGTTAGGAGTGCTTCTGGCTGCAAATAACATAGTTTTCCAAACAAATAGATAATTGGGGGCACTCAGAAAAAATTTTCTCTTATGATTCTGTGAGTCACCTGGGCTCAGTGGCCATCTCGCTTGGGGACTCTCATGGAATTGCCATCAGATGGCAGCTGAGACTCTGGTCGTCTGAAAGCTTGACTGGGCTGGATGTTCAAAATAGGCGCTCCtcataggccgggcgtggtggctcatgcctgtaatcctagaactttgggaggccgaggtgggcggatcacgaggtcaggaagattgagaccatcctgactaacacggtgaaaccccatctctactaaaaatacaaaaaattagccgggcgtggtggcggacgcctgtagtcccagctgctccggaggctgaggcaggagattggcgtgaacccgggaggcggagcttgcagtgagccaagatcgcaccactgcactccagcctgggacagagcgagactccgtctcaaaaaacaaaacaaaacaaacaaaaacagctccTCACACAGCactggctgttggctggggcTTGGCTAGGACCGGCCATCCCAGTGTCTGCACATGGCCTGTCCACATGGCCACACTGTGGCAGCTGAGTTCTGAGAGGACAGGCGTTGTAGGAGCAGGCATTTATTTTTTTGCACAGAACAGGACATCCAGAGGGGGCCAGCTATTGGGGTTGGTTTCATAGGTCTGTGACATCAGGGGCAGGGCCCTGTGGTTCTCTTGACCTCTCCTGTATAGTCACAGGGTAGCTCCCATGGCTCCAGGCATTCCGTATGCCTTCATGAAGGAGGGGAAGGGGGCTGTGTATTTCCCTTTCTTCAAGACAGCAGAGACTTTCTCAGATTCCCGAGCAGGCCTCCCTTTCACCTCCTGGCCCAGACCTAGGCCACTGGGCAGCACCTAGTTGATGGGAGGCTGCTGGGAGCAGATATCCATGACTGTCTGGGGCTGGGACATGTTGCAGCCCCAGGTGGCATTGGGAATGCAGGGGAGGAGGACACTTGGATTTGGATTAGGCAGCTAGCAGTGTCTGTCTCaggcaggaaactgaggctcagagaagtcagcTCACTTGGCCTAGGTCAGCCTCGCCTCCCTCAGGAGCCCCTGCCCTGAATGCTCCATGTGTTACCCccctgatgaccagtgatgtttCCTGGGTGCTTCCTGTGGGCTGAGCCTCGGGCAGGGCTCTTGCTGTGGATCGGACATCCCATAGTCACAGCGACCCTGTGATGTGGGAGCACTCCCCGTGGGGTACACTGGCCGATGCTGAGGcctggaggatctcttgaggcccgGGGTCCGACACCACCATTGATCACAGGCCTGTGGGTACCGACCGCGCTCTGCATCTAAGCCTCTCTGTCACGGCTGTGACTCTCAGCAGCCCTTTAAGGAGGCAGCCGTGGCATTTAATGCCCAAGGAAACTGGGGCATCCCATGAGGAGCAGGTGATGGCCAAAGGTTGAAGAGCTGGGCTCCAGCGCTTTCTCTCCACTTTCCCTCTCAGTGCGCAGCCAGAACCCCAGCTTGCCCTGAGTGCCTCAGTTTCTGTCTCTGGAGCAGCCCACAGCACACCTGTTCTCCTCAACCTTCTATAGCAGAAACCTCACCTCCCCTTGCCCAGGGGGCCTCTAGAATCTTCTCGAGTGGGGAGGGGGTCAGGGCTCCCTCTTTCAGGGCATAAATGGTTCTGAAGAGCTGTTGTCCACCCAGGCGGGCTGCGTGCATTTCCCCCACACGGCGCCCTGTGAGGTGCGTGTGCTCATGCTCCTGTACTCGTCCAAGAAGAAGATTTTCATGGGCCTCATCCCTTATGACCAGAGCGGCTTCGTCAACGGCATCCGGCAGGTCATCACCAACCACAAGCAGGTCCAGCAGCAGAAGCTGGAGCAGCAGCAGCGAGGAGTGAGTGGTCACAGTCCCCAAACCAGCACTGCGACCCCCTCCTGCCCGGGCCCCACATGGCCCCCCGGGATCTCCAGGACCACAGACGCCCACCCTTCTCCCAATACATGGCACCCCTAAGCTAAGTCCCACTCAGATTTTCTTGCAGTCTCTCTCCTTTTTCAGCACCCACATCAAAGCCTTGACACAGAGCTTCCTACTGGGGACCTTGAAGCATACAGCGTCCCTCTCAGACCACTCACCCCCAAAGAGAATGTCCCTATCTCCTTACGAATTCCCCTCAGGGCAcaggtcctcctgcctcagattcaGGACGCCACCACCCTCAGTTACTGACCTGCCCCTCTCTCCTCATGCAGATGGGGGGACAGCAGGCACCCCCAGGGCTGGGGCCCATTCTGGAGGACCAAGCGAGGCCCTCACAGAATTTGGTGAGGACAGGGCTGGCGgagtggggggtgggtgggggaggccCCAGAGGCTGCTCTCTGTGCCTGCAGGAGGGACGTGAGGCCCGTCTCCCTCACCCCTGTGTCTCTTCCCACCAGCTCCAGCTCCGCCCACCGCAGTCCCAGCCTCAGGGTACTGTAGGGGCCTCTGGGGCCACGGGGCAGCCCCAGCCCCAAGGTACTGCCCAGCCCCCCCCAGGTGCCCCCCAAGGCCCTCCTGGAACAGCTTCTGGCCCACCCCCTCCTGGACCCATCCTTCGGCCTCAGAACCCTGGGGCCAACCCCCAGCTGCGAAGCCTCCTCCTCAACCCGCCACCGGTGAGATGTGGGGGTGGGGTAGTGGGAGTTCCAGATCCTGGCCTTGGCGGTTCTGGTCCTGTTGTCTGGGAGGAGGGAGGTTGACTGTGGTCAGTGGGCGTGAATGGAGACCCGCCCAGGGCTTTAGGCAGAAGACAGACCGCCTTCTCTCTGTCCATCCCCTACCTTTGAAGAAAAACTTCCCCTCACCACTAGCTGATGCGATCTCTGAGCAGTGTCTGTGTTGAGAGGTGGAGAGTCTCTATCAGGAGCCTCTGAGCCACTCTCTGTGTTCTCCCAGCCGCAGACCGGGgtgcccccaccccaggcctcccTCCACCACCTCCAGCCACCAGGGGCTCCTGCGCTGCTGCCCCCGCCACACCAGGGCCTGGGGCAGCCCCAGTTGGGGCCCCCACTCCTGCATCCACCACCTGCCCAGTCCTGGCCCGCACAACTTCCCCCGCGGGCTCCACTGCCAGGTAAGGGGACCCGGGGGAGGGCAGAGGTCTGGACTGAGTGTCCCAGCAGCTCCTGGGCTAGAGCACCGAGACCAAGTGCTTCTGGGAAGTCAAGACATAGGATCCAAGAATGAGGGTTCCCCCACGGGCTGCAGAGCTCTGAGGACTCTGGGAAAGTACAGCCCATGGGTCCAAGGACCTAGTGGGTTAAGAGTGTTTCCCATGATCCTCCTGTGTGTGCTCCTGGGATtgctgggaaatgtggtcttAGGGCCAGAGAAGTAGTTTTAGAGAAGGGCTCCCAAAGGCTCATGGGAAACAGCATATTTGTAACTAGATGGGGTTAGAAGGTGCTTCTGTTGGGTCCCCCAAGGGCTGCCTAGAAAACTTAGTGCCTCTGGgccctcctgggcccaagggccTACTGGGAGATGCAGTCCCTTCCCCACTGCCCCTCAGGTCAGATGCTGCTGAGCGGGGGTCCCCGAGGCCCGGTCCCCCAGCCGGGCCTGCAGCCCAGCGTCATGGAGGACGACATCCTCATGGATCTCATCTGAATCCCCAACACCCAATAAAGTTCCTTTTTAACACACGCCCCGGCTCCCGTCACTGACATCCCCCAGGACTGGGCAGGAGGAAACCCCAGGGGGCATCTCTGTCCTTGTTCTCACTTCAGCAGATATCCCTGGGGCCCTGGGTGGGTGACGCCGGGGCCTCCGTGGTGAGTCAGAGGCAGTCTGGTGCAACCTGGTTCGTGGGAGATGCAGGGACAGGCAGGCAGCGCTCAGGACTCAAGCTCTCATGGAGGTGGCGGGGCACCATGGGAGCCTGGAAGAGGTGTCTGAcccagccccagctcctcagTCTTGAAAGAGAATCAGCTGTCAGGCCGggagggaaggaggtgagggGTGATCTGGGTGCAGAGAACAACAGAAACTTTGAATACTCAAAGACAGGAGGAAGCCTGGGATGTTGAGAGGAGCAAATTGATGGATGCTTTTGGAGCATGAGCGTGTAGGGAGCTCATGTGTAGAGAGATGGGCAGGTGCAGAGTTTGAGGAGCTCAGATGCCAAACTGAGCAGCCCGTGGTTTGTCCTGGGGACACAGGAGAACCAGGAGACTTTGAGCGGTGGGGCGGGCTTAGGCCGGCTCTGGATGTCAGAAAGAGCCCTCTCAGCTGTGGAGCGTGATGAGACCAGACAGGAGGCCAGGAAGGGTGAGGCTGGGTGGTGGGGATGCTGGGGACTGGGGTAGAGGTTGGCTTCTGGGGTCAGGCCTACGTGATGGTAGGTGGTGGGGCTCCTGGGAGAAGGAGCTAGTAGTAAGTGTACGTGGTCCAAGGGACGTCCAGGTGACAGGTGCCATTTTGGGAGCTCAGGACGTGTCCTTAGGGGACAGTGTATGTTTGGGGTTCAAGCCACAGAAGCAGACAAGATCGCACATGGAGAGAGGGTGGTCCCTGGGTCCACATCAGAGACTGACCTTCCAGGGCTGTGGACGGGAAGACGGTGGGTCTGTCCCCAGGATGGAATACCCAGCAGGGAACAGGTTTGGGATGTGGCAAGGTGAGGGACCTAAAGGATGGCCTCAGAGACATCCTGAGGGCAGGGGATCCAGACAGGCTTGGAGCGCAGGGCGGTCTCTCCTGGAGGTGGAGAGTGAGTTGTCTGTTGTCGGACTCTGGACCAGTGTTGCTGAGAGCGCGGTCCATGCCTGGACCACCAGCATCCACATCATTTTGGATGCTGGTTAACGTACAGATTCACAGGCCCCACCCCAGGAGAGAGATTGCAATCTGGTGGCCTATGGGCCATGGTGCAGATGAGTTTTGTTTGGCCTTCCCTGTGTTAGCATATGTGGCATTTTTTTCTTGAGTTAGTTATAAAAATCaggttaatacacacacacacacacacacacacacacgcaaaatcTGCAGTCTTGGCATCTTTTGACAAGTCAGAAGAATTGGCACCCCTGGGCCCGCCCTTCTGCCTGGCAACAACGGGCTGGAGCTGCCCCTCTCCATGGGGCGTGTGCTCTCCGGTTCgccacagtccccaccactccctctTGGCTCCCCTGTGAGGCAGAGAGTCACTGCCTTTGTCACGGGGCTTGCACTGTGGTTGTTCTGTGGTAGCATTCAGAGGAAAGTGAAATCTTTCTTGTACTCATGTCTGTATCACAAGCGGCAAAacgaaagagagaaggagagggccGCGTGTTTCGAGAAAAGTGGGAGCGAGCCTATTTCTTTGTGGAAGTGAAGAGCATGCCTATGTGTTTAATATGCAAACAAATCGTGTCTGTGTTGAAAGAATACAACCTGAAACGCCACTACGAATCAAAGCATAGCAAGAGCTACGACCAGTACACAGAGCAGACTCGAGACGCCATCCTCAGCGAACTGAAAAAGGGACTCAAATGTCAGTAGGGTTTGTCTTGAAAAGCGAATTAACAGAAGTGGTGCGGCAGTGGTACGCCGTTCCGGAATCACGTGAGAAGAATGACCTGGGCATTCAGAGCTACAGCAGATGGCGAGTTGATAAAGGAGCAGAGTGACGTGTCCTTTACAGAAACACATGACTGTTGAGACCATTATTTAAGTCTAACGGGCATTTGCGTTGCACAGTGAGTTGGAGATAACTCGGGGGATTTAGAAGTCCAGTTGCTTGAAAGAGTCAAATTGATTGTGGCCTTTTCTTTCGCTGCTCATAAACTATTACCACCCAgttagctttatttatttgtggTGTTAAGAAACTTGATGTGACTGAAGAAGTCTGTGGCATGGTGCCAAGGCGGGCCCAACACTGGGAAaggactcatttttttttttgtatattgagAGAAAAGTTTCACATAGACTGGCCAGAGTTCTGAAGCACAACTACAGACAGCTGTCATGACAGGGGGACTTGACAGGACACCTTGAGCCAAGGTGACAATTTGGCAAGGACACGGAAGTCGGGTCGTTGCATCCATCATCAGGAGTTGACTTGTTCTGAGCAGCTGAACAGAACACACCGTGATGCTCTCGACACTTCCGCTCCTGGGCTTTAGTCACGAGTGAGTTGATGATGACTTGACCTGAGAGATTTCACAGAAGCTCTGTGACTTGGTTGTGGAAGAAATTGAAACTGTACAAGTTAATCAGCTTGGTTCATTTTAAATCAAGCAAAAGCCACAGTGGGTTCCCCTGAGAAGGTTAGTCAAAGACTTCTGGTCAAGGTTATGACCGTTCTGAACACTGAATATTTCTCTGCAAGGATGTCCACAAACAGCTACTTGAACGTAAGATGGTATATGCTTGGTCCTGGCAAAAACGGGGAATCCAccagcaaggaaaaaaaacatttactctttcctATGCCACAGTTGgctttcagaaatgaaagacGTGGCCTGGACTATATTCACCTACGTCCTGGGGTGGAAGACCAAATTCCCCCAAAGGCCCTCGGAATCCAGACTCATGAGAAGGAAGAGACACTGTCCAGTTTGCCTTTGTTGGTAAATGTTTCTTGTGTGAATACAGACCATAAATAGTAATTGAACTATGGTGCAATACGGCGCTGGTTCCTAAATACAAGTCTGTGTGAAGATGGTGAGATTCTACAACTATCTCCAGTAGTTGTCCTGAATATCCATGTTTGGGAGTACCCACGCTTGTGAACAGCTGTTTTCCGTTACGAACCTGAATCAAATTAAACATTGTTCCCAGTTTAAGGATTCAAGGCTGAATTCTAAACTGCCCATCCCCACCGTGCCACCCCAAGGCCTGACACATCTCGGTGTGGAAGGGAAGACGCCAGCCTTTTGGCTTCAACTCAAAGGCGCAAAAAGAATTATGAAagagaattttaataattaaatatttctatttttcaatttgtattttttcaattttgaatttaaaaatataaactccaGTATCATCCATGTTTGTATTATGTTCCATGCATTCACCATAGTTCAGTAAAGATCCGATTTGATGATATTTCTGGCCGTCGACTTTTCTTATACCTGGCTAGTTCACTCATTTATGTGACCCGCCTGGCCCCTGTAGGCATGTGAGTTTCCCATCCCTGCCCTGGAACTGCTGGATCCAGCGGGGGGAGGGCGGGGGTGTGGGAGTCGTGTGAGCAAGCTCTCTAGGCGATCCTCAGGAATGTGCGTGTGGAGCAGGAGGCACTGGTGACAGCGAAGAAGTGAAAGTGGGGGATTTCCCAGGCAGCCTGTGTAGCAGGGGTTTTTGAAAACTCAGATGGCTTCAGGGACCAGGCAGGTGATGAAAATGTGTGAAGCGGACGGGTGTAAGACAACAGGGAATGATGGGGACTGTGGCGAACTTGGAGAGTGCTTGCCCCGCCTAATGGCATTCAAATTGAAACCAAAAACACTGTGAGGACCAAACAAAATCTGCCTGTGGGTCTAATGAGGCCGCCAGGCCGCCATTTTGCGACCTCTGGAAGAAGGAGAAGACTCGAGAACAAGGACAGAACCCCGAGAAAGAGCCACGCGTAAGGTTTGGGCTGGGAGCCAGAAGCCAGGAGGAGAACCAGGCAAGTGTGGTATTCTGGAAGCTGAGTGTTTTTGAGGAGGGAGCGATCGACTCTGTCAGAAGCCGCTGAGAGGAGCAGGAAGCAGCCTTCGGTGTTTCCACCAGGGTGGCCACGTCCCCCGGCAAGGGAAACGCAGGTTTGGATCAGAAACAAATTGGTTAAAAGGAAAGGTTTCCAGTCGCCAGTTTGGCCATCTCATGCCAGTGGCGCCCTCTTGACCTTAACACTCAATTAGAGGAACCAGAGGGATTGTCGTGGCCTAATCACACTTGTTTATTGGAGTGAACCGGGGCTTGCTTATTAATAGTAGCAGACCTGTTAGGGGTGAAAGAAAATGCCCACCCACCAGCTCCAAAGAAGAATTAGGAGAAAAAGGACACCTTCTCAAAAGGGGTATTAAGAATGTATTTGTTTCAAGGTACACAAAACACTAACACATATTTTCTCACCAtcttggcatttaaaaaaaaattaacttttaaaatgtattgagttACACATACTAGAACAGTTTCCTAAAATGAAAAGGCACTGAAATGTGTGGAATAAAAAGGAGgcccaggccgggcacagtggttcacgcctgtaatcccagcactttgggaggccgaggcgggtggatcacctgagattgggagttcaagaccagcctgaccaacatggtgaaaccctgtctttactaaaaatacaaaattagctggccatggtggcacatacctgtagtcccagctacttgggaggctgaggcaggagaatcgcttgaactcgggaggcggaggttgtagtgagccgagattgcaccattgcactccagcctgggcaacaagagcaaaactccttctcagaaaaaagAGAGGAGGCCCAAGGAGTGAGGCCAGATCTAGACACATGGGACTCACCTCCCCATTTCATAGGCCAGGTAACAATAAGGCCTAAGAACTTCATGTGCACCTTAGAGCCAGCCAACACCAACGGAGCAAATCTTTTGGGAAAGTTTTTCTCTGAATGCAAGGTTCTCCTAAGGCAAGAAATAGTGAAAACCCTA is a genomic window containing:
- the MED25 gene encoding mediator of RNA polymerase II transcription subunit 25 isoform X12 yields the protein MVVLLLRRTSGETMEGPSTASWCSTQWTALPSPMYNVTLPPAAPMSLSPGSMALSELFPHLGFMGGGGESCSLIAEGLSTALQLFDDFKKMREQIGQTHRVCLLICNSPPYLLPAVESTTYSGCTTENLVQQIGERGIHFSIVSPRKLPALRLLFEKAAPPALLEPLQPPTDVSQDPRHMVLVRGLVLPVGGGSAPGPLQPKQPVPLPPAAPSGATLSAAPQQPLPPVPPQYQVPGNLSAAQVAAQNAVEAAKNQKAGLGPRFSPITPLQQAAPGVGPPFSQAPAPQLPPGPPGAPKPPPASQPSLVSTVAPGSGLAPTAQPGAPSMAGTVAPGGVSGPSPAQLGAPALGGQQSVSNKLLAWSGVLEWQEKPKPASVDANTKLTRSLPCQVYVNHGENLKTEQWPQKLIMQLIPQQLLTTLGPLFRNSRMVQFHFTNKDLESLKGLYRIMGNGFAGCVHFPHTAPCEVRVLMLLYSSKKKIFMGLIPYDQSGFVNGIRQVITNHKQVQQQKLEQQQRGMGGQQAPPGLGPILEDQARPSQNLLQLRPPQSQPQGTVGASGATGQPQPQGTAQPPPGAPQGPPGTASGPPPPGPILRPQNPGANPQLRSLLLNPPPPQTGVPPPQASLHHLQPPGAPALLPPPHQGLGQPQLGPPLLHPPPAQSWPAQLPPRAPLPGQMLLSGGPRGPVPQPGLQPSVMEDDILMDLI
- the MED25 gene encoding mediator of RNA polymerase II transcription subunit 25 isoform X17, producing the protein MVVLLLRRTSGETFMGGGGESCSLIAEGLSTALQLFDDFKKMREQIGQTHRVCLLICNSPPYLLPAVESTTYSGCTTENLVQQIGERGIHFSIVSPRKLPALRLLFEKAAPPALLEPLQPPTDVSQDPRHMVLVRGLVLPVGGGSAPGPLQPKQPVPLPPAAPSGATLSAAPQQPLPPVPPQYQVPGNLSAAQVAAQNAVEAAKNQKAGLGPRFSPITPLQQAAPGVGPPFSQAPAPQLPPGPPGAPKPPPASQPSLVSTVAPGSGLAPTAQPGAPSMAGTVAPGGVSGPSPAQLGAPALGGQQSVSNKLLAWSGVLEWQEKPKPASVDANTKLTRSLPCQVYVNHGENLKTEQWPQKLIMQLIPQQLLTTLGPLFRNSRMVQFHFTNKDLESLKGLYRIMGNGFAGCVHFPHTAPCEVRVLMLLYSSKKKIFMGLIPYDQSGFVNGIRQVITNHKQVQQQKLEQQQRGMGGQQAPPGLGPILEDQARPSQNLLQLRPPQSQPQGTVGASGATGQPQPQGTAQPPPGAPQGPPGTASGPPPPGPILRPQNPGANPQLRSLLLNPPPPQTGVPPPQASLHHLQPPGAPALLPPPHQGLGQPQLGPPLLHPPPAQSWPAQLPPRAPLPEYNLKRHYESKHSKSYDQYTEQTRDAILSELKKGLKCQ
- the MED25 gene encoding mediator of RNA polymerase II transcription subunit 25 isoform X9, whose protein sequence is MVPGSEGPARAGGLVADVVFVIEGTANLGPYFEGLRKHYLLPAIEYFNGGPPAETDFGGDYGGTQYSLVVFNTVDCAPESYVQCHAPTSSAYEFVTWLDGIKFMGGGGESCSLIAEGLSTALQLFDDFKKMREQIGQTHRVCLLICNSPPYLLPAVESTTYSGCTTENLVQQIGERGIHFSIVSPRKLPALRLLFEKAAPPALLEPLQPPTDVSQDPRHMVLVRGLVLPVGGGSAPGPLQPKQPVPLPPAAPSGATLSAAPQQPLPPVPPQYQVPGNLSAAQVAAQNAVEAAKNQKAGLGPRFSPITPLQQAAPGVGPPFSQAPAPQLPPGPPGAPKPPPASQPSLVSTVAPGSGLAPTAQPGAPSMAGTVAPGGVSGPSPAQLGAPALGGQQSVSNKLLAWSGVLEWQEKPKPASVDANTKLTRSLPCQVYVNHGENLKTEQWPQKLIMQLIPQQLLTTLGPLFRNSRMVQFHFTNKDLESLKGLYRIMGNGFAGCVHFPHTAPCEVRVLMLLYSSKKKIFMGLIPYDQSGFVNGIRQVITNHKQVQQQKLEQQQRGLQLRPPQSQPQGTVGASGATGQPQPQGTAQPPPGAPQGPPGTASGPPPPGPILRPQNPGANPQLRSLLLNPPPPQTGVPPPQASLHHLQPPGAPALLPPPHQGLGQPQLGPPLLHPPPAQSWPAQLPPRAPLPEYNLKRHYESKHSKSYDQYTEQTRDAILSELKKGLKCQ